Within the Malaclemys terrapin pileata isolate rMalTer1 chromosome 24, rMalTer1.hap1, whole genome shotgun sequence genome, the region GTTTATTTGAATCTACACACAGACGGgttcttttttctccttcttttaaGCTGGGCAGCCCTGGCGTTTATGGCTCATGGCTTGGTGGCCCCTCCCATTTCCAGCCATCAGAGGAGGAGACTCCCGCCCCTCCCATGCAGCTGGGACTTGGGTTAGCgccttgggcccgatcctgccatcTCGCGAGATGCTCTTCAGGAGAGTCGTGCCTGAGgcagggctgcaggatcaggcccttggcgTGGAAGGGAAGATGCTACTCTGTGGGGCGTAACTGGGACTTGGGGTGGAATTCACAAAGGTATTTCAGTGCTTAAATCGCATTGAGATCAATGGGCCTTAGGCCCCTAACTACCGTTGTGGATCCCCCTCGTAGTGGTGCCTAGACCTTGGGCTGCTCACCCTCtctgcccagccctcccctctATGCTCTGTTCCGTTCCTCGGTCACCCAGAATAGGATAAGGCCCCATCTGTTTGGCTGATGACGCGGAATTGCGGTATTCTAGGAGGAAGCGTCATTTTCCAAAAGCTAGTGTTTGCTATCGAGCGGTGATGACGGGTCGTTAATCAATTAtggataatattttaatttttgtaaaatgcGCTCGGGGATCCAGGCGTTTTCATCAACCCGTAAAAACAACCAAATAACTCaaacggggtgggggagggcaggactgCTTGTGCTTTGTGTCCATTGATACTAGGAAAGACGTGGAGAGAGGCAGCATTTGCTATGGGCACCGTTGGAAATACACCTTCAGCTGCCTTGTGTTTATTTCTTCATGATGCTGTGTCAAAAATCATGTCTCCCGGCGCCCCAGCAAGACTCTAGCAGAGTGGTTGTGTTTTAAAAGCTGGTCCCGAGGAAGATCAGAGCTGGATCTgagcagccacacacacacacacacacacacacacacacacacacacacacacacacacacacacacacacacacacacacacacacacacacacacacacaccagttgtCTTTTATCAGCTGCTCTCcaggtctctctcacacacacacacacacacacaccagttgtCTTTTATCAGCTGCTCTCCaggtctctctcactcacacacacacacacacacacacacacacacacacacacacacaccagttgtCTTTTATCAGCTGCTCTCcaggtctctctcacacacacacacacacacaccagttgtCTTTTATCAGCTGCtctccaggtctctctctctcactcacacacacacacacacacacacacacacacacacacacacacacacacacacaccagttgtCTTTTATCAGCTGCtctccaggtctctctctctctcactctcactctcactcacactcacacacacacacacacacacacacacaccagttgtCTTTTATCAGCTGCTCTCCAGGtctctcgctcacacacacacacaccagttgtCTTTTATTAGCTGCtctccaggtctctctctctctcactcacacacacacacacaccagttgtCTTTTATCAGCTGCtctccaggtctctctctctctcactctcacacacacacacacacacacacacaccagttgtCTTTTATCAGCTGCtctccaggtctctctctctctctctctctctctctcacacacacacacacacacacacacacacacacacacacacacacacacacacgctccccaGGAAGCTGCGCGGTGGGTCTGGGCAGCTCCTTCCACGCACGTGTGCGCACCCCAAGTGATGCATGTGATGCGAGTGGTTCGTCACTGCTGATGTTGTCTTTGCAGAACGACTCGTGGAGCGAGCTGTACTCCTTTGCCCTGTTCATGTCGATGAGCCATATGCTCTGCATCGGGTACGGGAAGCAGGCCCCCGAGAGCATGACGGATATCTGGCTCACCATGCTCAGTATGATCGTCGGCGCTACCTGCTATGCCATGTTCATTGGCCACGCCACCGCCCTCATCCAGTCGCTGGACTCCTCCCGGCGCCAGTACCAGGAAAAGGTAGGGAGGAGCAGCGTGTCACGCCGAGGCGGGGGTTGTGGCTTGCGTTCGAGTGGGAAGCCTGGAAGATTTTTGACACTGGAGATGGTGCAGGCCTGCGGGCTGCTGGGAAGCTGCGTGACTGAGCGGGGCGCTTTGTTTGTGGGGTACTGGGATCATGGGAGGAGGACGTGTTGATTGCAGAACGAGTGCTCTGCTGGGCCCGATCCTGTGAGCATCTCCTGAGCTGGCCTCAAGGGGAGTCCAGGTTGTTCAGCATTGGCCCCAAAAGCACATGTTGGGGCGTGGGGGATGCTGTGCCCTGGGGGCACTATCTACCCATGGAAATGTCCCATCGAGGCCCTGCTCACTTGATCCCAGGTCCTGGGAATTCTGAGCGACCAGGGATGTTAGCCCATGTGCCTGGGCTGAATTCCTGCTTGGATGATTACCTTCTGCCCCCTGAAATCCCCCTCTGCAGTTTCAGCTGGGTACAGGGTTTTTTCCATCATTTCCAGCCCTGACCTAAGCAGATGTTCAGTgcagctgttaaacagctgccccattccaccccagaggtggctgcattgcatGGGGAGGCGAACTGAATCCCTAGGTGTCCTTTGTTCACCATTTCGGGAGACGGGATATTATGTATTTTATTGCTGTGACAGCAATCTGGGCATGGACGCaaactggggcttggtcctactGCGCTGTGGATAGACTTTGACTCTGTTCAAGTCCCCTGTAAATGAGCGACCCTTGTCTTCGGAGAATGTGCCAAGCGAGGGTTTTCATGACACTTGGACAACACTCTGTCTGAGGTAGAACTGAGAACCTTGGACAGGGAGACTTTCAAATCCCCTCCACTTAATAGCGGTGAGTCCAGGACCATGGACAGACTAGGCTCAAGCGCTCAAGGGGGATTCAGACCTGCACACGGAGACGCGAGCCCCAGCCATCTTCAGAATCATGACCCtgtcatggagtccccgggcgatgctctggaactgctggtcacctgatccctttgtctccaacaccttcagttggcacctttgcagaggaggggcccaggccatcagttgccaggagacagagtgtcgggcatttatgtaccctggccctttgctctgcagcaaccatacacccttatcccaccccctagatacttaagaactgcataggggaaactgaggaaaacattaagaacagtcccacttcgacACAGCCCCCGAGTGCAGGAACTGAGCTGTTCTATTAAGGGGGAACCAAGAGGCCTGTTGGAACAGTGCAATTGACCAGACCCCCGAGGGACGCCACTCTTTTAAATAACACAGAGCAGGTGCGTCTCCCGTTATCTTTAAAACACGGGCATAACCCCTGGAGACTTCAGATCCCAGTGTGCAACGGGGCATCCTGATCAAAGCCAGGGCCACGCAAGATGAACCAGGGCAAGCATGGGGTCTGTGAGCTGTACTGTCGTattgcaggggtgggtggggcaggCTGTGTGCCAGGCTGAAGGCAGCCTGGTGTTAGAGAGAGGGATTAACAGGGCCTAAGATTTAGGCAAACGGGCCCATGGTTCAGGCAGGAGAATTTTGGCTGCATGGCATTTTTGGGGACGGAGCTTGGCTTTGGAAACTTGCATCCCCCTTGGCTCCGGCTGTAGCAGGGGACTGGCCCATCCTGGCAGGAGAGGCAGGAGGTCTGTGAGCTGCAACCCCGGAGTTTACATCCTCACCAGATTGCCGTTTCCCTCCATTAGCCGGTGTCCCGGGGGAGCCTGCGCTGCCGGAACGCGGCCTGCTCCATATGCGCCTCCCCGGGGAGCATTCGGGGAGCTCATCAAGACAGGCCTGGAATCCTGAGGGCTCCCGTGGGGTTGTGTGCGCGTGGCAATCGCTCCTCcaccagccagggctgcagctgcttcttgggtcctggggtgggggagagattcTCATCGGAggagcctgcccagcccccattGCTCAAGCAGACGGACCGCCCTGCTCACGGCTCAGACCCCTCCCTCGTTGGGAGGGCTGGCATTTGTATGGCGAGCGCCCCAGGAGCCTTGCACCATAGGCAGAGCGCCCTCTAGAAAGGGCCAGAGCCTGAGCTCCTTAGTGAGGACTCCAGGATCTTGCCCACTGAGAGCGCCTCTTCTGAACCCTCTGCCAGAGGGTGTTTCCAGCTCACTCGATCCTTTTGTCGCCATCCTGACCAAGCTCCCTCGCTGCATGGGTGTCTGCTGTTGGGAGAGACGGGGGTCCGGGGATGCTAGTGATTGGAGCAGCTGCCAAAGGGAGCGGGCTGCAAGGCcggtgtggctgggagctgctgtgctctTCCCTGCAAGGTGACCTCCCCGCTCCACCCCTGGAGCTGGGAAAGCGACACTGGCAAATTGCTGCAATGGAGTGAGGCTGCCCAGGGAGCTGTGCCAAGCGCCAGGGAGCAGCCAAGGGGCTTGGCTGGAGCGTGGCAGGGAGGGGAGTGAATTCACGGGCAGCAGTTAGAGACCTGCAGCGTGTGACGGCGACAGAGCTCCGCTGTGGATACAAACTCCTCCTATCacccccccatcttcccccccatGCTCCCTTGCACTCCCCAAGCAGTTGCCCCATCTCCTACTCCCCACATCCATCCACCTTTCTTCCCCCCATattctcccccctcctcaccagcgggaggcaggacacctgggttccgttcctggctgtgccactgacccaCTGTCTAACCGTGGGGCTCTCTGTGCCTTCATTTCCCCCATCTCTACAATGGGGGTCACAGCCCATAACAGAAAGAGGGGCCAAGCTGGGAGATTGGGGTGCAGCTCCAAGTTGGGATTCAAACCCCCAAAAGCCCGGGGGGAGATATTCAGAAATGGGGGGAGGTGAGATCAGGCCTCGTACTCCCAGCTCGTTGGGACCCTGATGTTGGGCAAACAATCAGAGTCTTGCTGAAAGTGAGCCCTGCTCTGGTGCTGAGTCAAAGAAATTGGCACCCAGCAGCTGAGACCTCCTGCTTTATCACAGCCCAGGCTTGATTTGTGCTAGAGCTGGCCAAGGCtgagccccggcgcctccgggcctggccgttcggagccccggcgcctccgggcctggccgttcggagccccggcgcctccgggcctggccgttcggagccccggcgcctccgggcctggccgTTCGGAGCCCCGGCGCTTCTGTTTGCCGCATAGGATGTGAAAGTAAAAAAAGgttgcttgagccctggccccTCTTTCCTTGCAAATGAAGCCCTGATCAGAGCCTTACCCAGCTGGAACCCCCAGAACCACCTTCCTGATCCAGAACGACCTGCTGCTCTAGAAGTAAAACATCTCGCTGAGCTAGAACGATCTGCTGCTCTAGAGCCAGAATGACTGGCTGATTGAGCACATCAGCCTCGATCAAGACCCCTTGATTCTCCGAGCGGACCCTGCTCCCCTGGCCTTTCCCTTCCTCAGCTGCCCGCCCCTCGCTTTCCTGCATCCGTAGCTTTCCAGCTATCTATGATCCCCTTCGATGCTGTTCACTGGGGGGCGCTCAGGTCGCTGTGTCTCTGATGAAGGTGAACTGGTGAAAAGCAGCAACTTCCCCCCGCCACTGGGCTGAGAACTCATGTGCTGGGGACTTTGACAGGTcatggggggtggaggagccaGACAGCCGCGGAGAGTGTCAGGCGGGCAGAGAGACCTGCCAACGGCTGGCTGGAGTCCTTGGAGCGGGAGCCTGTCACTGGCTGGGAGTGAGCGCAGCTGGGCAAAGACGAGCAGCTCTGTTTGTGGCtctctctggggagggggagatctgcGGGTGGCTGTTGGgatggggctcggggctggagctgACAGCAAAGGGATGAGGGCCCCAAGGGCACCCAGCAGCACACACAGAGCTCCCCGGGTGCCAGTGGTTTGGCGCCCATGGGTGACGCTGCGATGCAGGCGCAGGTAGGGATCGGCCTGAGCTACACCTGGGTTTGCGGGgcaggggtggcggggggggggggatctgagaTCGCACCAATCTCTGTTAAAGGCCCCAGATGACAGAGCTCCCACCCGCACTGTTTGAATAACTGAGAGGCCCTGACCCCGAGCCCCATCTCCAGACACCGCCAGGCTGCTGGGACATCCCGCTATAGCCCCGCTCTCTGCGATGGGCCGACCCAAACGCTTGGGACGTTTGGGCTCTGGCTGGTCTGCAGCTAACGCCTGTGATTGGTTTTGTCCCCCCCCCGACAGTACAAGCAAGTGGAGCAGTACATGTCCTTCCACAAGCTGCCCGCCGACTTCCGGCAGAAGATCCACGACTACTACGAACACCGCTACCAGGGCAAGATGTTCGACGAGGACAGCATCCTGGGCGAGCTGAACGAGCCCCTGCGGGAGGTGAGGAGCCCTCCCCGGGGGGCAGGTGTCACCCCTAGAGTGAGGCGGGGGCTGCCCTACCCCaagagccaggctggggggaggaacCCGAGGGAAACGAGGGTCCCCCTTCTCCCCGCCTCCTGTccacctgcctcttcccccgctcacccccttcccctcctcccccgtagGAGATTGTGAACTTCAATTGCCGCAAGTTGGTGGCCTCCATGCCCCTCTTCGCCAACGCGGACCCCAACTTCGTCACGGCCATGCTCACCAAGCTGAAGTTCGAGGTCTTCCAGCCGGGCGACTACATCATCCGCGAAGGCACCATCGGCAAGAAGATGTACTTCATCCAGCACGGCGTGGTGAGCGTCCTCACCAAGGGCAACAAGGAGATGAAGCTCTCTGATGGCTCCTACTTCGGAGGTGAGTGCCCACGGGAGGCCCCCGTGCTCGCTGGCCTTATTCCGTGGACACGGCTGCAGGGGGATGGTAAGCGTCGGGCTGGCCCTGCCGTTCTCCAGGTTGGATGCTGCGTCCCTGGTAAGTGGGAGCGACcttctgtgacgaactgggactgttcttaatgtggcctttgaatgctgagtggggaggttggctgggacggtctgcattggggggatgggagactggccttgagggaagatacctgagcatgtaactgagaacccaggaagggggttggaggccaggtgacacctctgcccgggaaactggacaaaggctgggggaggagccggggagaGGCTGGGTGAGAGACGCTGGAGAGAGTTAggttttcaggagctggctggtgtaatggaggggagcccagatggggctctgacccccccaatggggctgtggtgcccctgagaccccaagatggacctaactgggggggtcctgttgtctgtacctgcaagacctgtcttggactgtgttcctgtcgtctaaataaacctgccgctttactggctggctgagagtcatggtgaatcccaggaagccgggggtgcagggccttgtctccccacATTCTGTGACACCTTCTGTGCAAGTCCCACTAGGACAGCGCTTGGTTCCCacgggagggggctgtgggctagTGTTTAAAGCTGTGACCAGGAGCCAAaactcctggcttctattcctggctgggcCATAGACTTGGCCAGGTCGCTCCTTCTCTGTGCCTGTTCTGTGTCTCCTGGGAGGGTTGTGAGGCTGGCTGGGTTAGCGTGTGATGTCTCCTGATGGCGGGCACTAGCGCGGGCACCGTTTTATTGTaacatctgggtccctctcttcccccccccccccccccgccagaaaTCTGTTTGCTGACGCGGGGCCGCCGCACGGCCAGCGTCCGGGCCGACACCTACTGCCGCCTCTACTCGCTCTCGGTGGATAACTTCAACGAAGTGCTGGAGGAGCACCCCATGATGAGACGGGCCTTCGAGACCGTCGCCATCGACCGCCTCGACCGCATAggtactggggggcagggacGCTGGTCCGATCCACGAGCTGGGGACACTCCCAGGGCCCATCCCCTCTCACGCTGGCTCGCACAGGCCCCCTGCGATCATTCCTGGGCTCAGGCCTCCGATGCAAAGGGGACCCACCTGGGGGACAGCCTCTGGGCTGACTCCTGAGGTCCAGTTGCTGCTGAGGATCTGAGTTTCAGGAGCTGTGCAGAAGTTTGGCTGCCCCGTAACCAGAATGTCCCGGGCAGCAGTTGAAGTGGGAAGAGGCGCTGATAGCATCAGAGGAGCAAAGATAACGGGAGGCGAGGGGGATGGATAGAGGACACTAGATGTTAATAGGGAGAGTGTAGCGtgtgggctgcagggggcagtccTTGCTATCTGTGCCGGGTTCTCTCCCCAGGACAGGGGACGGGTGGTTTCCTCTCTGGATCTCAGTCAGGCGTTGGACCTCGGGGCCTTGTCCCCTCTTTAAAAGCGCCCCACGAGGTTTCCCACGTGCCCCACAAATCCTGCTGGGAATGGCCAGTTAGATTCGCTCCCTCCCCTGTGTGCTGAGATGGGGTCGGTCAGCTCCTCCCAGAGGCTGGGCTTGGAGAGCCTCCTCTGCCTGCCTccaatttccctcctcccctgccgccTCCTTCCCCTCTTTGGGACCCCAGGGGCAGCCCCGCATCCTCCTGCAGAGCTGGCAGCTCGGGCATTGGCGGCCCCTGGTACCCGAGCACTAAGGAGGCAGGGAGAGGCCTAGCTGCAGCCATCCACACCTGCTCATCAGTTTCCTTTTCGCTCCCACAAATCCCTCTTCAAGCTCACCGCCTGCCCCAGTCCTCGCTGTCCCGCCCTTCCCGGGGGAGTCCTGGCTCGCCGAGACTCCCCCATGCTCCATCGCACGGGGggcccttccctgcagccagctgctgccaatcggaggagcaggaggagggagtggggcatTTTCCCTTTGCCGGGGGCGGAGTGCCCATCAGCTAGCGAGGGAGCCAGAGGATGCGAGAGGGGCTGTCAGTGAAGGCTGATTTATGGTCACTGGGGCATTTAAAACCTAGGCGGTAAGGAACAGCCCGGGGAGGACGAGCCGACCATGTATAGGCCAGAGCTGGGTCAATAATGATTCTTTTGTTCGGTGACACTTCTGCCATTTTCCAGACGTTTCGGTCCATCGAAAAGGTTCGTTTTGGGTCTGtgcccagagcagggatttgaacctggctcTCGCACATCCCCGATGGGTTCCCTGGGCTAAAGGGTatggggggggaagctgccgcaGCCGCACCCTCTCCACTCCTCCCTTTTGTCATCGGCCGAACTATTCACAGCAAATTCGCGACCAGTTTGGGGTCGACCCAAACCGCACTTTCCATCGAATAAACTGTCTGAAAAGTATCATGCCGCGTCGGGTGCCAGGACTCCGGCGTCTGCCGTGGCCGGGGAGCTGCTAAAGTTACCCAGTTACGACGGTCAAACACGTCACGGGGAGAAGGTCTGGACACAGGGAGGCACGCGCGAGGCATGGAGGGGGGTCGGTGCTGTGCCAGGGCGGGATAAAGAGTCGGGCTGGGGGACCGCATGCAGGAGGACAATGATGGGGCTGTGActaacccccccccttttttttccccttccccaccccccagggaagAAGAATTCCATCCTGCTGCACAAGGTCCAGCACGACCTGAACTCCGGGGTCTTCAACAACCAGGAGAACGAGATCATCCAGGAGATCGTCAAGTACGACCGGGAGATGGTGCAGCAGGCGGAGCTGCGGCACCACACGGCCATATACGCGCCCGTCCAGCCCCAGGTGACCTCGGCCATCGCCACCCTGCAGCAGGCCGTCGCCATGAGCTTCTGCCCCCAGATGGCCAGCCCCCTGGTGAGCTCCGTGGCCCTCGGTTCGCCCAGGATGATGCGGCGCCTGCAGTACGCCCAGGGCGTCCCTGGCCCCTTCTCCGTCTCCCCggtgctgctccagcagcagctgccgccCCGGCCCACCTCCGCCGGCACCTTCGCCTCGGTGGTGTCCAGCCCTCCGACCCAAAGCCCCCGAGCCAGCCGGACGTTCCCTTACGCCGCCCAGGGTCAGTCGGGCTCCCAGCTGTCCCTGACTCAGCAGACGGCTCCTGGCTCGCCCCAGCGGCTGGCCGTCCACAAAAGCACACAGGCCCTGCACACGAGCAGCCTGAGCGAGGAGTCGAGGCCTTTGTCAGCCTCGCAGCCCTCCCTGCCTCACGGGGTCTCGCAGACCATGACCCAGAGCCCTCCGCCCTCGGCCCACGAGTCCAGCACCTCCGTCGCCGGGGTCCAGGCTTCGGCCTCCCCTGGCTCGGGCCCCCAGGCCGGGTTCAGAGGGGCGGTGCCGCCCCACATGGCCCTATCCCACCAGATGTCCACGGGCTCTGTCTACGCGGGGGCAGCCGGCAGCCAGCAGGACTCGAGCGGCGCCCGGAAGGATTCGGTGGTCAGTGCCCCCGACACGGACCCAGCCAAATCCAGGCTCTCTTCCAACTTGTGACCTTTGCTTCTTGCCCGCTGATCCCGGGCAGGGGGGGTAACGGTGGGGCTGCCAAGCAGCAGCAAGTTGCACCGTCTCCACGCTCCCGCCTGCTTGTTTCCAACTGGCGAAGGCCTCACCCTGGCCCGCTCCCTAGGGGAGTGGAAATCAAAGGGTTAATGAGCCCCAGAGCCGACCGTGGGGGTCGCCACCACCTGACTCTAAACCTGCGGCCGGGGCTTGTGACCCAGCGGGGGCCTGCCCCCTTCTGTACAGAGCACAGCAGCCGGGCGTCGCTTCCACACGCTTTGCCCGGAGAGGCCAGGGTAGGAGGGGCGTGGACAGAGGCCCCTGCCGTTCCCTGGGCCGGGGGAGGTCCAGTCGAGCCTCCCACACGCGCCCCGATGAATCATCTATGACCAAAGTCCAGCCCCATCGCCCGCTGCCACCGCCCGTGTGAAGAGCATCGTCCATCCGAACCCACTGACTGCACCATAGAAGCCATAACTAGTTAATCTCTTGATTATGAAatctgtatattatatatatatatatatatgactatAGCTGTGTGCACAGGGCCCCCCTCGTAGGGCCGCCCACGGGAGCCCACACGCACCGTATAGCCAGGCGCCGCGACGGCGCAGGGCTCTGTGGAGCGGGTCGCCCACCCCGGGGCCTGGCGGGCGAGTGAGGAGTAGCCAGAGGGGGCTGAGCCCCTGCCAGGCCCTGCCAAGTTCCCCACCCAACGTGTTCTGCCTCCTGGCACTGGCCTGTGCGCAACCCGAGCCCTGTGCCACATGTGGggatgtgtttgggggggggggatttggaaGGGGACGGGCGCCTTGGCTGAGTGGTTCTGTCTGCAAAGGCCCCTGAGGACGGGCGCTTCCTGGGGCTGCCACTTCCTCTGCCCTTGCTGGGCTAGCCTGTGGGGCTGGAcgcttctgcccctcccccccctcccccccgcaaaccTCATCCTGCCCCTGCCTCGTGCcctggctcctctctgctccccccagcgCGTCgcctcgtccccctccccccgctctctgctcccccccagcgcctcgcCTCGTCTCTccgctccccccagcacctcacctcgtccccctcccccccgctctctgctccccccagcgcgtcacctcatccccctcccctccagcgtGTCGCCTcgtccccaccctcactctctgctcccccccaacGCCttgcatcccccctccccccgctctctgctcccccccagcgcctcgcctcgtccccctcccgccccactctctgctccccccagcgcgtcacctcatccccctcccctccagcgtGTCGCCTcgtccccaccctcactctccgctccccccagcgcctcgccCCCCCGCTCTCCGCTCCCCCCAGCGCcttgcctgccccctcccccgctctctgctcccccccagcgcctcgcctcgtccccctccccccgctctctgctccccccaccgccTCGCCTCGtctcgtccccctccccccgctctctgCTCCCCCTCAGCGCGTcgcctcatccccacccccttggcatcagaggcagagaggaggggatcTCTTCCCCAGGGGCTAGTGCAATCCCTAGCCCCActtccagcctgcccccccccccaattgccttTGTGTACACCTCCCTCGCTCTGTTCCAAGGAGCggcctccagcccctgctgcctggcccgggggcctggggaggggggcccGGGCCAGGAGGCCCCAGTTCCCATCTCGCTTGCTGAATGTTTTCTatgttttaaatagaaaaatcaatGTCAAGCTGctcaacacctcccccccccgcatcctcctcttctcccatcctccccccacaTAGTTTAACGGG harbors:
- the HCN2 gene encoding potassium/sodium hyperpolarization-activated cyclic nucleotide-gated channel 2 isoform X2, with the protein product MQRQLGAMLQPGVNKFSLRMFGSQKAVEREQERVKSAGAWIIHPYSDFRFYWDFTMLLFMVGNLIIIPVGITFFKEETTAPWIVFNVVSDTFFLMDLVLNFRTGIIIEDNTDIILDPERIKKKYLKTWFVVDFVSSIPVDYIFLIVEKGIDSEVYKTARALRIVRFTKILSLLRLLRLSRLIRYIHQWEEIFHMTYDLASAVMRIINLIGMMLLLCHWDGCLQFLVPMLQDFPSNCWVSINGMVNDSWSELYSFALFMSMSHMLCIGYGKQAPESMTDIWLTMLSMIVGATCYAMFIGHATALIQSLDSSRRQYQEKYKQVEQYMSFHKLPADFRQKIHDYYEHRYQGKMFDEDSILGELNEPLREEIVNFNCRKLVASMPLFANADPNFVTAMLTKLKFEVFQPGDYIIREGTIGKKMYFIQHGVVSVLTKGNKEMKLSDGSYFGEICLLTRGRRTASVRADTYCRLYSLSVDNFNEVLEEHPMMRRAFETVAIDRLDRIGKKNSILLHKVQHDLNSGVFNNQENEIIQEIVKYDREMVQQAELRHHTAIYAPVQPQVTSAIATLQQAVAMSFCPQMASPLVSSVALGSPRMMRRLQYAQGVPGPFSVSPVLLQQQLPPRPTSAGTFASVVSSPPTQSPRASRTFPYAAQGQSGSQLSLTQQTAPGSPQRLAVHKSTQALHTSSLSEESRPLSASQPSLPHGVSQTMTQSPPPSAHESSTSVAGVQASASPGSGPQAGFRGAVPPHMALSHQMSTGSVYAGAAGSQQDSSGARKDSVVSAPDTDPAKSRLSSNL
- the HCN2 gene encoding potassium/sodium hyperpolarization-activated cyclic nucleotide-gated channel 2 isoform X1, which gives rise to MLLFMVGNLIIIPVGITFFKEETTAPWIVFNVVSDTFFLMDLVLNFRTGIIIEDNTDIILDPERIKKKYLKTWFVVDFVSSIPVDYIFLIVEKGIDSEVYKTARALRIVRFTKILSLLRLLRLSRLIRYIHQWEEIFHMTYDLASAVMRIINLIGMMLLLCHWDGCLQFLVPMLQDFPSNCWVSINGMVNDSWSELYSFALFMSMSHMLCIGYGKQAPESMTDIWLTMLSMIVGATCYAMFIGHATALIQSLDSSRRQYQEKYKQVEQYMSFHKLPADFRQKIHDYYEHRYQGKMFDEDSILGELNEPLREEIVNFNCRKLVASMPLFANADPNFVTAMLTKLKFEVFQPGDYIIREGTIGKKMYFIQHGVVSVLTKGNKEMKLSDGSYFGEICLLTRGRRTASVRADTYCRLYSLSVDNFNEVLEEHPMMRRAFETVAIDRLDRIGKKNSILLHKVQHDLNSGVFNNQENEIIQEIVKYDREMVQQAELRHHTAIYAPVQPQVTSAIATLQQAVAMSFCPQMASPLVSSVALGSPRMMRRLQYAQGVPGPFSVSPVLLQQQLPPRPTSAGTFASVVSSPPTQSPRASRTFPYAAQGQSGSQLSLTQQTAPGSPQRLAVHKSTQALHTSSLSEESRPLSASQPSLPHGVSQTMTQSPPPSAHESSTSVAGVQASASPGSGPQAGFRGAVPPHMALSHQMSTGSVYAGAAGSQQDSSGARKDSVVSAPDTDPAKSRLSSNL